Within Saccharomycodes ludwigii strain NBRC 1722 chromosome IV, whole genome shotgun sequence, the genomic segment CAAGTAGTATGTGTGTTAGTActattaatttcatttgGCAGCTtacttttcttctttaatgGTACATTGtgtaatatattattattattatcatcatttttgATAATGGCACCAAGTAGCATCTCTGTTTTTTGATGGTCAAGATTATTCCAACATTCTATAACATGCATAGCGCCTATATCATCCCACTTTCTagcataatttttttttaagtcaTAATACATGGGATTGATCAACATATTCCTTATAAAACAATCATAGAGCCACTTGGGATGAATGATAAGTAATCCATCATCAATGGCCCATTTGACTCTACTACTTTTGATATCATTGCTTAACATAACATGTTCCGCGGGGGAAGAATGCTGAATATAACATTGAGTGttaatactatttttatatccCATGGACCTACACagtttgataaaaaatttttgatcCATCGAGTTGCCATTTATCAGAATACTATCAGAAATTGGATTTATCCTGGCTAaaaatatacttttatGAAAAAGTTGCAATGGTTTTAtagaaaaatttgtttgCAAATATGATTTAATATCATATTTAGAACTAGTATTAACCATGGTAGTAAATGCATTATCTAGCCATTTGGTATATACGACGGTAGTTAAAACATTATAGTTCATAAGTATAATGTCATCCGATCTCTTATTCACTATgaagttatatttttcagaTTGGAAACAAtcttttgttaaaatatcatcacatattaataatatatctaCGTCATCGGTTAGGTTTGGAGAATAGATACCACCCATGTGgtgtaatattttcattaatgtTTTAGTAGTGGAAACAGATGAAATACCAGTGGGACATATTCGTATATTATGCAGTAGGGGTGGAATATTATGCAGCTTTTGATTTTTGACCTTGTTGTTGGTGCTACTATTTAACATTTCATGGGTTCTCttggtttttatttgatgatTGTTTTGAGCATGCGCATCATTGAGAATAATTGTATTTACTTATCAAATTGATTTGGGACAAAGAATAAGAAGAATaagaagggaaaaaaaaaaaaaaaagaaaaagaaaaaaaaaagaaaggatcTATTTAGTACATTTTTGTACAATTCCGAGGTGTTTTCAGAGTGTATTTCGGATATTATTGTGACTATGATTGtactttgttttatttccatgttttttatttgtttgtttggtTCCATTTATCcgggaaagaaaaaaaaaaaaaaaaaaaaaaaaagcgtatataaatcaataaatttaaagcgGCCGGATGAAAGGTGGAGAAAATGTATCTtggaagaaagaaaatgtatataaaatGGAATAAGAAATGATCATtaagaataaaacaaattaaaataaaatgtcatctttttaattttctttttttttcctatttttccttcttattttgttgctttaaaaaaaaataaagtagaATAGacttgtatatatatatatatatatatactagtaacaaaaaaaaaaaaaaaaaaaaaaaaaaaaaaatagatggGCGGTTAAGCGCTAAACGGacaaatatattaacaTATAAATCATAAGTCTTATTTGGGaagagaaaataataataacaataaccaTATACAAAATCAAACTATTCTTTATCTCAAACAATctactttttttgattGCAGAGAATAATGTCCAGTAATTGCGTAAATGATAAAGCCACTGCTATTACTTCTGCAGGAAAactcaaaaaaagaaaatatggCGATAAACAGGATATTAAGAATAAGCCggttttattcaaaaataaagtaagATCATCTCAAGCATGCGACAGATGTAGattgaaaaagataaaatgtGATGGAATCACTCCAACTTGTTCTAATTGTGCTAAAATTGACTTCAAATGTGTTAAAAGCGATAAATTAAGCAGAAGAGGGTTTCCTAAAGGATATACTGAGATGCTAGAAAAACAGGTTGTacatttacaaaaattgttagatagtaacaatagtaacaacaacgacaacagcaacaacaacaacaacaacaacaacaacaataataataatattaaaactaaCAGTTTTAACACTACCAAAGGCAACATGAATAATGATGGCAAAATACCCTTTATCAATGACACCATATTAAACCATGAAAACTATTTGATCGACGATTATTACTACATTGGTACTGACCCATTAAATATGCTAAATACCAACAACAATGTATATACTGTAGGAACTATGCCGGAtcaaagtttatttttatttcaaaattattacttCAACATACTATGTGCTAATGACAGTAATTTGTCCTTAATCGTCGCTTCTCAAGAAAATGTAGGGgaagaacaaaaaacattatttataCCCAAAAGCTTCTGTAATTTAATAAGCCTGGCCGGACAACAAAGAACCTCTCCTACAGATGTTAACACTCCTAATAACAAGAACAATAAGAACAGCAATGGGGGAACCACTCTTGTATCAGACagtgttttaaaaaaaatagcttCAAGGATAATCGAAGATTTTGTGGATATAGAAATGTCCTTAATACCAATATTGTACCctaaaaaagaatggaAAGATTCACTATTGGTTACATTATTGGACGTCGATAATACAGCTAACAACACTACAAACACTTTGAATTTATGCtgtattttattgatatatgaatggaaatttaaattaatttccATCAATGATAGCAATAACGAGCGTATTTTGCTCGAATTAATCAAACTTGTGTGTTTGCAAGATACCAAAAGCATCAAAAGTActcaattattattgttgctgACTTATTATTCCATGTCTTTGAGTCCCCCCAGTAACTATAAATatgaattaattaatttatgtTTCAGTAAAATATTGACTCAAGGATTGTATATCGAGCCCGATAAGTTTACAAATAGCAATACCAACAGCGATTATAAAACCACTAAAGTAGTAACCTATTGgtgttttcaatttttggACACGTGGTTTAATTTAACTATGGGTAAACCAAAATGCAATTTTACATTGGACGAATTCCAAATGAAGAATTTAACTGAGATATCTGCAGTTTTGCCTAAATCAATGAAATCCTATATGTTGCTATCTCGTTTTATTGTGGATGGGTTCGATGGACTAGACTTGAAACAATTAGGTGAAATAAACGGCAGTAAACCCACCGGCGCTAATACAACGTTGCATAATGTTACTGGTATATTGCTTAACttcaaaaatgttttagAGAAATATCAATTGTATCATTCTATCGGAGAACATCTTATAGACAACAATATGAACAGCAATGACGTCCACAATACTACCAAAGAACATGATACTCACGGGATGATTAACAACAGCTCCGAAAAAACTAACCACGATGCCACAgccaaaacaaaaaacattaGATTATTGGAAACTATGTGCACAAAGTTAGATGCAAGCCACATAATGGAAAtcaaaatatcattatacTATTTAATTGTTAAATTATTGGTTACCTTGTACTCAAAAGGTATTGATGCTGATGTatctatttataatttggCCAATGAGATTTTATCTttgtattatattattttgaaaagagATGACATCAGTGTTGATATTACTGTTAATAATGAATCTACTTCAGCTATCTTGGTAATACCACCACATTTCCAGATATTACATTTTTTACCTATCAACAACATAGCTTTGGTTGacttttgtttaaaaattttaaggGAGAAATCTTTTAGTGATGGTCATGATGaaactatttttaatgtttgGGAAACGTTTTGGGATAACAAACGTATTTTGGAgacaaaatttaaaaaacagACCAATAAGGACGAAATAAATAGCTTTTCGGCAGGAAATAATAGGAATACCCATGATATAACCACTATGAATCACATGAATAGTTCTATCAAAagtttttccaattttttgcTGTTACAGCAATATATCACCAATGGGAATGTTATCAAAAACAACGAAGGTAACCTCGCCAGTCCTGACATATTTCATACTGCTGATGATAATAGCACCAATGACCCGGCAAAAACTAGTATGGATAAACAGGAACCAAAGGAAAACCTAACCAGTGAGAGCATAAAGCAGTTTTTATCAAGCCCCTATGCAACGACTGGCGTAGGACCTAACACTTTATCTAATAGTGTATTTAATAACGTAAATTTCAATGTTTTCGGtcaatttaaaagtaaCCAGGCGGATATCATTAATACAACAAAGACATCTACTAATAATGCGAATCCTGTTGATAGCACGTTCGACAATAACAAGAGAACATATAGAATGATGTCATTCATTCAAGATGAGGATGACGAGGGATATATAGAAGAcgatgaagaagatgatgatactAATAACGACAGTAATGAAAACCCTTtagaaattatttttccaCCAAGAAAATTGCAcgctaataataacagtaataatgaACACTACAATCGTAGACATAAcagtaatatttttccatcaaaaaaaaagaatactACAAACTTATTTCCCACTATTACATCAATTCCTACAACCAGtgataaaaacaacattaaaaatagaaataaaaataaaaataaaaataatcacaAGAGTATAGGAATTACTATGCGTACCgatattaacaataatgcCAGTAGCACTCTTCCAACGACGAATGTTACAACCGCTGTACAAACCCCACCTTCGAATGTTGTCAATGAATCAACTACACCTAGATCATTTATAGATTTGTTAGCTGTTGCTGCTTCAGGTAGGCTAAATAAAGatgatattgataataaaaacggtgaaagagaaaaaatgaataaggAAAGCATTATACTAGACACAAATatggataataataataataataataataataataataatacggGTAATTCTgccaataatgatattttagaACAAACAGTTGATGATAATTCTACTCAAAATAATGGTGCCACGTATAATTCCACCCAAAATAATGGTACCACGTATAATTCTACTCAAAATAATGGTACCACGTATAATTCTAATACTAGACCTATtgctactactaataataataataacaaagaaTTGACTTTAAAACCTACATTAAGCATACAAAACTTAATTGAGTAGGTATGAttagtatatatatatatatatatatatatatgtaaatGTGTGCGAATTTctctttaataatatcttttattcttatttttgaaCCTATTTCTACACATTTTTCtgataaaattaacaattTGTATGACAGTAATTGTACTAAATATTACAACAAagttataatttttcaattcacATTAGTACTAAGTTGTAGAGCCATGAAAAAAGACATTTTTAGTAGTAACAATCTTTTAtcttaaataatattaatttttttttcttgaatCAAAACGTAAATAAACgtttataattaattttaatcgCGTagcaaattaaaaaaaaaaaaaaaaaattggtttcTGGGTAACTTTTTATATCAATAATGCATTTactataaataaaaataagttaGAACTTTGTTAAACTCTGAACATTAACTTTAACTAATAAActacaatatatattaaaagaacaacaaattGGAACAAATTGAAAggtaaattaaaaaaaaaaaaaaaaaaaaaaagaaaaaaaacaaaaaaaacaaaaaaaaagtgctTCTCATTGCAACTATGTTTAAGAAACggaaaattataaaaaaacctTCGATAGTCAGTAATTCAAAGGAGGTTACAGAAGGACCATTCACCAGCAGTACCACTGATATTAGTAATACGattcataataaaagaacaaaaataaaattatccTTTGCGACGGATGATGATGGTAATGTTAATAAGCAAAATTCAGATTTTGATGAAATCGCCAATACtactaaaaacaataatccACCAAAAAATTCTATTACTTCCTTTTTAAAAGGTGAAAAACATAGTGATTCTTTGTATAGTACTAATAATTTACATTTATcaaagaagaaattgaaGTCAAGGCTTCGCAAAAATACTATCTCCAATCCTGACTTTGGATCCAAttctaataacaatgttTTTTCCACATccaatcataataataccaaaaacaataaagaCAAGGATTATGACTTGGAAGATTTGAAAACTTTATATCAAACATCTACCGATCTCACTAAGGAGCTACGGCATGATAATGATGTTGAAGCGTTTAAAGCCTCAACAAGCCCGACCGTAATACTGAATTTGGAGGATTTAGAAGACGAAGACAATAATATGGTGcacaataaaattaataacagAAATAGAAACGAAGTTATTTTAACTGAGCAACAGGtagatataataaaattacgGAAGTTAAAGAGACAACAACAGGAATCAAATAGAGATTATGGTGATAGGGATAAGAgtagaaaaatattgatgaaGGAAGATAGAGAGTACgtaaaattatttgaacaaaataatagagAGGAATTATCAGAAATGGACAAAGGGGGGGATTTTGGAACAATTTCATTACCCACCCACAAtgataaaagaaataataaaaaagaaggttACGATAACGACGAATATGATAGTGtgtttattgaaaattcaGATGGGAGACTAGCACTAACAGAAAATGAACAGCTACAACAAGATTTAGAAAGAGAACGCgaaattaaatcaaaattacACGACATATACGGTGAGTTGGTGATGAGCAACAGTGATGAGGAGAACGATGGTAACGAGTTTATGGCTTTGAAAGGTGATATTGTTTTAGAACAATCTGAACTAACAGCAAATATTGATGGCATGATAGAACAAGTTCaaaaagatttgaaaaGTGTGGATGAAAAATTAGTCAACAATAAATTACAATTAGATCTTTTGAGGAAGGAGTTCAAAACAATTTTGGAAACGGGAATATTGCCAAAAGAAAGCAAAGGCgttaattgaaaatatcgGTGGGTCTATATAAATTAGATGTCATATGCatttttgtataaaattttcaataaatagGTAATAAATCTCACATTTGATTTCTTATATCAGAACTAtttactcttttttttttttttccttttatccccttcttttaattattcTTTCGAAGTGGCTacacttatatatatatttatatattgtgCTTCTTAGAATCGTTTTCTCAAACTAATATAGAATCGGTAATTCTTCCGAGGATGCAATGAGAAAAAGTCGGCAGATtatgttgttttttgtgCATCgcgtaaaaaaaaaaaaaaaaaaaaaattgggaAATCGGCAAATACTACACAAATTACCGAGTTTGTATCAGTTGCTTACAAATTGCGCAGAAAACCGTGTACAAATAGATAAAACCTATATATGATTTGTGCGTCatgcaaaaataaaaaatttgattggCGATGACTCTATTatcataaaaatttaaaggatgaaaagaaaaattactCAATGTACTGGTGTGTTATTTTGATAACGATAGAATTAGAAAGTGGAGGGAATGGGAACAACGCATATATAAACAGACagaaatatttatcattCTATAATTGAAATGTTTCTTTTATCTCATTCTTAcctatgttttttttcttctattttattttcaaatatactaataaaatacaaatataaataccAACTTCATTCACTTATaaaccaaataataatataaaggTTGTAACTCGTAGTTTAACAGCAGCGATCTAATAGTTTATTATCAtctaattaaaaaacaataataacgcaaagaaaataaatacatctaaaaaaaaaaaaaaaaaaatgactaCTTCTAAACAAATCCGCCATTTAGTTTCTATCAAGGACTTGACTGATGAggaatttaatattttagtttCCAAGGCCgaatattacaaaaaattatttaaatcgGGTGATCCAAAAGTCTTTGAggaaaacaacaaaaagttATTGGGAAGAACTGCTGCGTTAATTTTCTCTAAAAGATCCACTAGAACCAGAATTTCATCCGAAGGGGCTGCCGCTTTTTTTGGTGCCCAACCAATGTTTTTAGGCAGAGATGACATTCAATTGGGCGTGAACGAAAGTTTTTTCGATACCATTAATGTTGTGTCTTCAATGGTTTCTTGTATTTTTGCTCGTGTAAACAAACACTCCGAAATTCAAGAATTGTGCAAATATTCAAAAGTTCCAATCATCAATTCCCTATGTGATAAATACCACCCTTTACAAGCTATTTGTGACATGTTAACAATTAAGGAACACCTGGAttatactaaaaataagCTAAAGATGGCTTGGATTGGTGACTCTAACAATGTCATCAATGATATGTGTATTGCAGCCTTGAAATGTGGCATTGATGTTGCTATTGCTACCCCattaaatattgaaatGGACCTTGATATAGTGGAAGCTGCTAAGGAAGTTgccaaaagaaataattgTGAAGTACTAATAACCCATGATTCTGAACTAGCCTCTAAAGATGCTGATATTTTGGTTACCGATACCTTCATTTCCATGGGGGAAGAGTATCAAAAAGAAGCCAAGttaaaacaatttcaagatttccaaataaataaaaaattagctGACTTAGCTAAAccaaattataaatttatgcATTGCTTACCAAGACACCATGAAGAAGTTACTGATGAGATATTTTATGATAAAGATCATTCCATAGTGTTTGCCGAAGCTGAAAATAGACTATACGCAGCCATAGCAACAATAGctgtttttgttaataacaAGGGTGATTTCAgtctataatttttcaatatttagATTATCTACTTTACGTAGCTGGtatgtaataatattttttccttatataaaatattagtaTGTAAGacttttattcttttatagtttaaaaattgataaCCACTTTAGCCCTGATGGTAGGTAAAGGATCAGGGAATTCCAAACATTCTATATCAGTTTTGCTTGTATTGCTGTAATATTGCATGGCAAGTGTATTGGAATAATATGGGGCAACACCCTCCGTAAGGATACCAACGGTAATATGTGGATATTTATTACAGCAATTTAATCCTTTTTCAAGAAAATTATTGCCATCGCTATTCTCATGGGAAACACACTTATCATTGACTATATTTACCAAAATAGTGGCAATTTTATCATCCCAAAGCAGTTTTTTCAACTCAATTGACAAATAATCTTGACTTTGAATAACTGGCTTAGTTTTACCTGATAAGGAAGCGTGGACAATTGCATCTTTGTAAACTTCATTATAGTGTAGCCATATCTTTTTCTCCAAATCGGAACCCTTTTTTGAGCCAGAAACATGACTTAGAGTAACATGGAAAGGTGTTTTTAGCTTACCGTTAGTAAACAATTTGTGTATAACgtcattatcatttaaattacTTGTCCGTAACAAACGATATATCGCTGTACAGACTTGAGCAGTGTCTTCAATATTGGCTGAAAAGTATACCGGtgataacttttttttgccaaCCTTTCCTTTGTCATTTTGAACTCCCTCATTCTGACCCAGTTCAGCTCGTTTATTCCTCACTGATAAACAAGTTTTAAATGCTTTGTCAAACTCTTCGTCCGTCGGTATATTCGGAATTAAAATTGGATACCTTTCATGTATTTTTCCCACTATAATTTTGCTATTTTCTAATGAAGGGTTCGTTTGCAATACATTAATGCCCTTAATAACATAATCAAATTGACAATCTGGTAAAACAGAGGTATTCAGAGGCTGGAACGATTTAACAAATGAATTCATAATACccctaattttttttaccccACCTTTCGACAATTTAATTGTTTGATGATTGTCGCCACGCTCAATGATCCTTTCCACATTCTGTTTGGCGACTTCATTAATCACATCACGATCGATAAATGGGGCTGCGATTACCTGAATATTCGTATCATATGGCAAGTAGTCCTCCTTAAACTCAGAAATCCAATCAAAAATCTGTTTTCTGTGTAAAAATTGATGGTTGTTCCTATCAACAATCACACATTTCTTGGTTTGAAGCAATTCCAAAGATTTTTGAATCAATTTGGATTTGTCTTTGCCTCGAATATCGTCATTTTGAATATGGCCCCAAGTATCAGAAAATAAGATCGTTAAAATATTGGCAATCAAAGTTTTGCCCGAACCAATAACGCTTACGGGCacaatcaaaaattttgtctttttatCAATGAGACCTCTGTCGATAGCATTCTGCTTATTTAATTCCTCAACTTTCCCCAAATTTAAAACCTCTATACCGCTCATGCCATaactttccaaaaaaagtttccgtaattttataataccAAAATTTTGTAGATACCTCTCGCACAATTCACAATCTTTGTCTAAAATCGGACATACAAAatccaaatatttgtttgtgATAAATTTATGTTTAGGAAATTTAAATGGTCTAACTTTATTCCcacttttaatataatcCTTGGTAGCTTCTCGCCATTGTCTATACATTAAATAAGGTTCttcaaatttatatttgaataaaaatggagAGTTTGTATCTTTATAATGACatctaataacaaaacCTTCTATTTCTTTACCTTCGAACGATCCTGTTAGTTTACATTTCTCAAAAAATTCAAGTAAGCCGGACAAAGCTGGTTCACTAAAATGTCTAACCTTTTTAAATCCCCATTTATCAGCAAACTCATCTACTTTGTCGAGTGACTCTGTTACAAAGTTTTCCACATTATGGTTTAATCCATGTAAATATAAACCAGCATTGTTGCCATCATATTCCAAAATATGTTCTTCAAACGAGTCGTCGCAATATTCAGCAACTGC encodes:
- the SIP4 gene encoding Sip4p (similar to Saccharomyces cerevisiae YJL089W | SIP4 | SNF1-Interacting Protein), whose protein sequence is MSSNCVNDKATAITSAGKLKKRKYGDKQDIKNKPVLFKNKVRSSQACDRCRLKKIKCDGITPTCSNCAKIDFKCVKSDKLSRRGFPKGYTEMLEKQVVHLQKLLDSNNSNNNDNSNNNNNNNNNNNNNIKTNSFNTTKGNMNNDGKIPFINDTILNHENYLIDDYYYIGTDPLNMLNTNNNVYTVGTMPDQSLFLFQNYYFNILCANDSNLSLIVASQENVGEEQKTLFIPKSFCNLISLAGQQRTSPTDVNTPNNKNNKNSNGGTTLVSDSVLKKIASRIIEDFVDIEMSLIPILYPKKEWKDSLLVTLLDVDNTANNTTNTLNLCCILLIYEWKFKLISINDSNNERILLELIKLVCLQDTKSIKSTQLLLLLTYYSMSLSPPSNYKYELINLCFSKILTQGLYIEPDKFTNSNTNSDYKTTKVVTYWCFQFLDTWFNLTMGKPKCNFTLDEFQMKNLTEISAVLPKSMKSYMLLSRFIVDGFDGLDLKQLGEINGSKPTGANTTLHNVTGILLNFKNVLEKYQLYHSIGEHLIDNNMNSNDVHNTTKEHDTHGMINNSSEKTNHDATAKTKNIRLLETMCTKLDASHIMEIKISLYYLIVKLLVTLYSKGIDADVSIYNLANEILSLYYIILKRDDISVDITVNNESTSAILVIPPHFQILHFLPINNIALVDFCLKILREKSFSDGHDETIFNVWETFWDNKRILETKFKKQTNKDEINSFSAGNNRNTHDITTMNHMNSSIKSFSNFLLLQQYITNGNVIKNNEGNLASPDIFHTADDNSTNDPAKTSMDKQEPKENLTSESIKQFLSSPYATTGVGPNTLSNSVFNNVNFNVFGQFKSNQADIINTTKTSTNNANPVDSTFDNNKRTYRMMSFIQDEDDEGYIEDDEEDDDTNNDSNENPLEIIFPPRKLHANNNSNNEHYNRRHNSNIFPSKKKNTTNLFPTITSIPTTSDKNNIKNRNKNKNKNNHKSIGITMRTDINNNASSTLPTTNVTTAVQTPPSNVVNESTTPRSFIDLLAVAASGRLNKDDIDNKNGEREKMNKESIILDTNMDNNNNNNNNNNNTGNSANNDILEQTVDDNSTQNNGATYNSTQNNGTTYNSTQNNGTTYNSNTRPIATTNNNNNKELTLKPTLSIQNLIE
- the ARG3 gene encoding ornithine carbamoyltransferase (similar to Saccharomyces cerevisiae YJL088W | ARG3 | ARGinine requiring), which translates into the protein MTTSKQIRHLVSIKDLTDEEFNILVSKAEYYKKLFKSGDPKVFEENNKKLLGRTAALIFSKRSTRTRISSEGAAAFFGAQPMFLGRDDIQLGVNESFFDTINVVSSMVSCIFARVNKHSEIQELCKYSKVPIINSLCDKYHPLQAICDMLTIKEHLDYTKNKLKMAWIGDSNNVINDMCIAALKCGIDVAIATPLNIEMDLDIVEAAKEVAKRNNCEVLITHDSELASKDADILVTDTFISMGEEYQKEAKLKQFQDFQINKKLADLAKPNYKFMHCLPRHHEEVTDEIFYDKDHSIVFAEAENRLYAAIATIAVFVNNKGDFSL
- the TRL1 gene encoding tRNA ligase (similar to Saccharomyces cerevisiae YJL087C | TRL1 | tRNA Ligase), which encodes MVHQIDQLVHDLDLASKSSNSKGRPIQRKFFIKNSSGMEIPITSWKFNEWDYEKQHKIKLLSLARGLFTMKCEDGHYRVVCRGYDKFFAVDETSMTKWSKICEDTVGPYEVSLKENGCILLISGLNDGTLVVCSKHSVGNRDDLTRNHATSGEKFLRAQLDNDENLLRELALTLYHNNYTAVAEYCDDSFEEHILEYDGNNAGLYLHGLNHNVENFVTESLDKVDEFADKWGFKKVRHFSEPALSGLLEFFEKCKLTGSFEGKEIEGFVIRCHYKDTNSPFLFKYKFEEPYLMYRQWREATKDYIKSGNKVRPFKFPKHKFITNKYLDFVCPILDKDCELCERYLQNFGIIKLRKLFLESYGMSGIEVLNLGKVEELNKQNAIDRGLIDKKTKFLIVPVSVIGSGKTLIANILTILFSDTWGHIQNDDIRGKDKSKLIQKSLELLQTKKCVIVDRNNHQFLHRKQIFDWISEFKEDYLPYDTNIQVIAAPFIDRDVINEVAKQNVERIIERGDNHQTIKLSKGGVKKIRGIMNSFVKSFQPLNTSVLPDCQFDYVIKGINVLQTNPSLENSKIIVGKIHERYPILIPNIPTDEEFDKAFKTCLSVRNKRAELGQNEGVQNDKGKVGKKKLSPVYFSANIEDTAQVCTAIYRLLRTSNLNDNDVIHKLFTNGKLKTPFHVTLSHVSGSKKGSDLEKKIWLHYNEVYKDAIVHASLSGKTKPVIQSQDYLSIELKKLLWDDKIATILVNIVNDKCVSHENSDGNNFLEKGLNCCNKYPHITVGILTEGVAPYYSNTLAMQYYSNTSKTDIECLEFPDPLPTIRAKVVINF